A region of Streptomyces sp. NBC_01750 DNA encodes the following proteins:
- a CDS encoding CAP domain-containing protein — MSSRRADRPQPRSHARPKGGFRARNVVLAVGALTVTAGVAVTLATGGSDPSGGTADRVTTNAAGDLPGGADASTDSTDPLALPSVSPSVSASPTPSVKASAKPKQPAKPAASPKVEAKSGSGTGGSGSGGRSAATPRSGSGSGSGSSGGSSNGAEAQVLALVNKERASAGCSPLTSNAKLVKAADDYSDVMADAGVMSHTGPDGSTMTSRVEAAGYAWSTLGENIAQGQSDAAAVMDAWMHSPGHRANILNCSFKEIGVGVHFGDGGPWWTQDFGAGR, encoded by the coding sequence ATGAGTTCCCGCCGAGCCGATCGACCCCAGCCCCGCTCCCACGCCCGCCCCAAGGGCGGTTTCCGAGCGCGCAATGTCGTCCTGGCAGTGGGTGCACTCACCGTGACGGCCGGCGTCGCCGTCACCCTCGCCACCGGCGGTTCAGATCCGAGCGGCGGCACGGCGGACCGGGTCACGACCAACGCTGCCGGGGATCTCCCCGGAGGCGCTGATGCCAGCACGGACAGCACTGATCCCCTCGCGCTGCCCTCCGTGAGCCCGAGCGTGTCCGCCTCTCCCACCCCGAGCGTGAAGGCCTCCGCCAAGCCCAAGCAGCCGGCGAAACCGGCCGCGTCGCCGAAGGTGGAGGCGAAGAGCGGCAGCGGCACGGGTGGTTCGGGTAGCGGCGGGCGGTCGGCCGCCACGCCCCGCAGCGGCTCGGGCTCCGGGTCCGGCAGCTCGGGCGGGTCATCCAACGGCGCCGAAGCCCAGGTTCTCGCGCTCGTCAACAAGGAGCGGGCATCGGCCGGTTGCTCGCCGCTGACGTCGAACGCGAAGCTCGTCAAGGCAGCGGACGACTACAGCGATGTCATGGCCGACGCCGGCGTGATGTCCCATACGGGGCCCGACGGCTCCACCATGACCAGCCGGGTCGAGGCCGCAGGCTACGCCTGGTCCACGCTGGGCGAGAACATAGCCCAGGGGCAGTCCGACGCGGCGGCCGTCATGGACGCGTGGATGCACAGCCCCGGCCACCGGGCGAACATACTCAACTGCTCCTTCAAGGAGATAGGCGTCGGCGTGCACTTCGGCGACGGCGGTCCGTGGTGGACGCAGGACTTCGGGGCGGGCCGCTAG
- a CDS encoding catalase family protein has protein sequence MEFVRYETYTPVERPTYQQELDEVVSNVARRTRQSVERQGVGRAVRTAHGKTYGLVKATVTVGEAPGAYAQGIFAQPGTYDAVVRYSNGLGHLRADSLLGAACGMGIKMFGVPGDSLLTDEAEATTFDLNLINNRVFFANTAYDYMVIEELFAELPDALVNPARRKSWMGEFLTRRGTLETSDEWLWDELFAMLSFTQVPRQNLLSYTYNSMGAFRHGDHIAKVRTVPVSPVTHLTVDVLADGEAFRNTLVAEAGERDHEFELQVQLNTDLTRMPVDNTSVEWPEQLSPWVTVARVAIPRQDIGGEENLTAADGTSITPWRTREDHRPIGEIQRVREEVYRRSSIERHRLNGQPRVEPAGSAELLGRNN, from the coding sequence ATGGAATTCGTCCGGTACGAGACGTACACCCCCGTCGAGCGACCCACCTACCAGCAGGAGCTGGACGAGGTCGTCAGCAACGTCGCCCGCCGCACCCGGCAGTCCGTCGAGCGGCAGGGCGTGGGCCGCGCGGTCAGGACGGCGCACGGCAAGACGTACGGCCTGGTGAAAGCAACGGTCACGGTGGGTGAGGCGCCGGGGGCGTATGCGCAGGGGATCTTCGCGCAGCCCGGGACGTACGACGCCGTCGTCCGCTACTCCAACGGGCTCGGACATCTGCGTGCCGACTCGCTGCTCGGCGCGGCCTGCGGCATGGGAATCAAGATGTTCGGGGTGCCCGGCGACTCGCTGCTCACCGACGAGGCCGAGGCGACGACCTTCGACCTCAACCTGATCAACAACCGCGTCTTCTTCGCCAATACGGCGTACGACTACATGGTCATCGAGGAACTGTTCGCCGAGCTGCCGGACGCGCTGGTGAACCCGGCTCGACGGAAGTCGTGGATGGGCGAATTCCTCACCCGGCGGGGGACCTTGGAGACCTCGGACGAGTGGCTGTGGGACGAGCTGTTCGCGATGCTGTCCTTCACCCAGGTCCCGCGGCAGAACCTCCTCTCGTACACGTACAACAGCATGGGCGCCTTCCGGCACGGCGACCACATCGCGAAGGTGCGGACCGTCCCCGTCTCGCCCGTCACACATCTCACCGTCGACGTGCTGGCGGACGGCGAGGCGTTCCGCAACACGCTGGTGGCGGAGGCCGGTGAGCGCGACCACGAGTTCGAGCTGCAGGTGCAGCTCAACACCGATCTGACGCGGATGCCGGTGGACAACACCTCGGTGGAGTGGCCCGAGCAGCTTTCGCCGTGGGTGACCGTCGCCCGGGTCGCGATCCCGCGGCAGGACATCGGCGGCGAGGAGAACCTGACCGCCGCGGACGGTACGTCGATCACCCCCTGGCGCACCCGTGAGGACCACCGGCCGATCGGTGAGATCCAGCGGGTGCGCGAGGAGGTCTACCGCCGGTCCTCCATCGAGCGGCACCGCCTCAACGGGCAGCCGCGCGTGGAGCCGGCGGGCAGCGCGGAACTTCTGGGCCGGAACAACTGA
- a CDS encoding chitosanase encodes MPTPHVRAPRPLRFLPRIALGVALLAVPATAVAATSDEPAQHGSATAATAAIGLDDPAKKEIAMQIVSSAENSSLDWKAQYKYIEDIGDGRGYTAGIIGFCSGTGDMLDLVELYTDRKPGNVLAKYLPALREVDGSDSHAGLDPNFTKDWKKAAQDSEFKKAQNDERDRVYFNPSVNRGKADGIGVLGQFIYYDAIVMHGDGGDSTGFSNIRKKALAKAKTPAQGGDEKTYLNAFLDARVWAMKQEEAHEDTSRVDTAQRVFVKKNNFNLNTPLDWKVYGESFHID; translated from the coding sequence GTGCCCACCCCCCACGTACGCGCCCCACGTCCGCTCAGGTTCCTCCCCCGCATCGCGCTCGGCGTCGCTCTCCTCGCCGTGCCGGCCACCGCCGTCGCGGCCACCTCCGACGAGCCCGCGCAGCACGGCAGCGCTACCGCGGCCACGGCCGCCATCGGGCTCGACGACCCGGCGAAGAAGGAGATCGCCATGCAGATCGTGTCCAGCGCGGAGAACTCCTCGCTGGACTGGAAGGCCCAGTACAAGTACATCGAGGACATCGGCGACGGCCGCGGCTACACCGCCGGCATCATCGGCTTCTGTTCCGGCACCGGCGACATGCTGGATCTGGTCGAGCTCTACACCGACCGCAAGCCCGGGAACGTTCTGGCCAAGTACCTGCCCGCGCTGCGCGAGGTCGACGGGAGCGACTCACACGCCGGTCTCGACCCGAACTTCACCAAGGACTGGAAGAAGGCGGCCCAGGACTCGGAGTTCAAGAAGGCCCAGAACGACGAGCGCGACCGGGTCTACTTCAACCCCTCGGTCAACCGCGGCAAGGCGGACGGCATCGGCGTACTCGGCCAGTTCATCTACTACGACGCCATCGTGATGCACGGCGACGGCGGCGACAGCACCGGCTTCAGCAACATCCGCAAGAAGGCTCTCGCCAAGGCCAAGACCCCTGCCCAGGGCGGCGACGAGAAGACCTATCTCAACGCCTTCCTCGACGCCCGGGTCTGGGCGATGAAGCAGGAGGAGGCGCACGAGGACACCAGCCGGGTCGACACGGCCCAGCGGGTATTCGTCAAGAAGAACAACTTCAACCTGAACACGCCGCTGGACTGGAAGGTCTACGGCGAGAGCTTCCACATCGACTGA
- a CDS encoding fibronectin type III domain-containing protein, with translation MQRPPTLAALACAAAFLLTACGGEEKDTTSPSTPPGVTVQAGSATSVHVMWGQATDDKAVAGYEVFQRGARVKTLPATKQMVDIDRLSPKTAYSFTVRARDAAGNLSKPSPAISVTTPAPTPEDKKAPTQPPKLRGNVDGERAVTLTWGRAVDNIEVTSYDIYQEDSRIHTVSGSETSARVTGLRPGTVYTFTVRARDAAENSSPDSNALDLTTEAAPGKGPSTAPSDVKATVRKGTVELTWTPPQTGGPVKEHQLFLNGKPATTIVWGAAPPAGKATYTIMVTDKPGTRYSIKLRAKLPDGKWGDFSAQRTVEVR, from the coding sequence GTGCAACGTCCCCCCACACTCGCCGCGTTGGCCTGCGCGGCCGCTTTCCTCCTCACCGCCTGTGGCGGGGAGGAAAAGGACACAACGAGCCCCAGTACGCCCCCCGGCGTGACCGTGCAGGCGGGCAGTGCCACGTCCGTGCATGTCATGTGGGGGCAGGCCACCGACGACAAGGCGGTCGCCGGATACGAGGTCTTCCAGAGGGGTGCCCGCGTCAAGACGCTGCCGGCCACCAAACAGATGGTGGACATCGACCGGCTGAGTCCCAAGACCGCCTACAGCTTCACCGTGCGGGCCCGGGACGCCGCCGGGAACCTGTCGAAGCCGAGTCCGGCCATATCCGTCACCACTCCAGCCCCCACTCCCGAGGACAAGAAGGCACCCACCCAGCCGCCCAAGCTGCGGGGCAATGTCGACGGCGAGCGGGCCGTCACGCTCACTTGGGGGCGGGCCGTCGACAACATCGAAGTGACGTCGTACGACATCTACCAGGAGGACTCCCGCATCCACACCGTGTCCGGCAGCGAGACCAGCGCCCGCGTCACCGGCCTGCGGCCCGGCACCGTGTACACCTTCACCGTTCGGGCGCGTGACGCCGCCGAGAACTCCTCGCCGGACAGCAACGCTCTGGATCTCACCACTGAGGCCGCGCCGGGCAAGGGTCCCAGCACCGCGCCCAGTGACGTGAAGGCGACGGTCAGGAAGGGCACTGTCGAGCTGACCTGGACACCGCCGCAGACCGGCGGGCCGGTCAAGGAACATCAGCTGTTCCTCAACGGGAAGCCGGCGACGACCATCGTCTGGGGCGCCGCGCCGCCCGCCGGGAAGGCGACGTACACGATCATGGTCACGGACAAGCCCGGCACCCGCTACAGCATCAAGCTCCGGGCCAAGCTGCCCGACGGCAAGTGGGGTGACTTCTCCGCGCAGCGCACGGTCGAGGTCCGTTAG
- a CDS encoding chitosanase yields MLAGCAGSDEKQVAAGLDDPAKKEIAMRLVSSAENSSLDWKAQYQYIEDIGDGRGYTAGIIGFCSGTGDLLAVVERFTKARPGNALAPFLPALRAVRGGDSHEGLGRPFTDAWARAAASDPALRAAQDAERDRAYFKPAVQQAERDGLGALGQFIYFDAYVMHGSGDTKGSVGFRTLREKALSTAKPPARGGDEKAYLNAFLDARVEAIRREPSHTDTSRIETAQRVFVREGRLGLEPPLRWKVYGDSYRIDAE; encoded by the coding sequence ATGCTCGCCGGGTGCGCGGGGTCCGATGAGAAGCAGGTCGCCGCCGGGCTGGACGATCCCGCGAAGAAGGAGATCGCGATGCGGCTGGTCTCCAGCGCCGAGAACTCCTCGCTGGACTGGAAGGCGCAGTACCAGTACATCGAGGACATCGGCGACGGCCGCGGCTACACCGCCGGCATCATCGGCTTCTGTTCCGGCACCGGCGATCTGCTCGCGGTCGTCGAGCGCTTCACGAAGGCACGGCCGGGCAATGCGCTGGCGCCGTTTCTGCCCGCCCTGCGCGCGGTCAGGGGCGGCGATTCGCACGAGGGCCTCGGCCGCCCGTTCACCGACGCGTGGGCGCGCGCCGCCGCCTCCGACCCGGCTCTCCGGGCCGCGCAGGACGCGGAGCGGGACCGGGCGTACTTCAAGCCTGCCGTCCAGCAGGCCGAGCGCGACGGTCTCGGCGCGCTGGGGCAGTTCATCTACTTCGACGCCTATGTGATGCACGGGTCCGGCGACACCAAGGGCTCGGTCGGCTTCCGCACGCTGCGGGAGAAGGCCCTGAGCACCGCGAAGCCGCCGGCGCGGGGCGGTGACGAGAAGGCGTATCTGAACGCCTTCCTGGACGCGCGGGTCGAGGCGATCCGCCGCGAGCCCTCGCATACGGACACCAGCCGCATCGAGACGGCTCAGCGCGTCTTCGTACGGGAGGGCAGGCTCGGTCTGGAGCCGCCGCTGCGCTGGAAGGTGTACGGCGACAGCTACCGCATCGACGCAGAATAG
- a CDS encoding response regulator transcription factor: MASVLVVEDDPVIRAALIEVLTAHGYAVKTVHQGFEALREITQCPPDIVVLDLGLPDLDGLDVLRMIRGISRVPVLVATARDDDTEIIRLLNAGADDYMVKPFSGGQLAARLTAVLRRSVPAAHDGDRQPVVQVAELRIDTTARTAHLADRELTLTRREFDLLAYLAANADEVISRKRILAEVWQQPYLEDQTVDVHLSALRRKLGEKASDPRYLHTVRGIGIKLVTSL; encoded by the coding sequence ATGGCCTCCGTACTTGTCGTCGAGGACGACCCTGTGATCCGGGCCGCGCTGATCGAAGTCCTTACCGCGCACGGGTATGCGGTGAAGACCGTCCACCAGGGTTTCGAGGCGCTGCGCGAGATCACCCAGTGCCCGCCCGACATCGTCGTGCTCGACCTCGGGCTGCCCGATCTGGACGGTCTCGACGTGCTACGGATGATCCGGGGCATTTCACGCGTTCCCGTGCTCGTCGCCACGGCCCGCGACGACGACACGGAGATCATCAGGCTGCTCAACGCGGGAGCCGACGACTACATGGTCAAGCCCTTCTCGGGCGGCCAGCTCGCCGCCCGGCTCACCGCCGTACTCCGGCGGTCCGTACCCGCCGCCCATGACGGGGACCGGCAGCCGGTCGTCCAGGTCGCCGAGCTCAGGATCGATACGACGGCCCGTACCGCGCACCTCGCCGACCGAGAGCTGACGCTGACCCGGCGGGAGTTCGACCTGCTCGCCTACCTCGCGGCAAACGCCGACGAGGTCATATCCCGCAAACGCATACTCGCCGAGGTGTGGCAGCAGCCCTATCTCGAGGACCAGACGGTCGACGTCCATCTCTCGGCACTGCGCAGGAAACTGGGAGAAAAGGCCTCGGATCCCCGCTATCTGCATACCGTGCGTGGTATCGGGATTAAACTGGTCACCTCCCTATGA
- a CDS encoding sensor histidine kinase, with product MRRALAGIALAATLMVALSFLIPLALLVREQARDRVTTAAEQRAAALSPVLALTTKPADVQQAVAGLGSRDQLAVRLPEGELVGTLRAPRQALERAVEKRETLAMDTAEGWVYLQPVVLAQDRVAVVEAYVPGVDLTRGVGASWGVMSLLALGLVGGSVLVADRLGARVVRSSRSLSRASLALGSGDLDVRVEPDGPPELMEAGVAFNTMADRVAELLAVEREMVADLSHRLRTPLTALYLEADLMGGSHSARRVADAVAQLESELDSIITAARTPLAAGPSGGVPARPCEVTEVVAMRLDFWSVLATQQDRPYERSFTPRPTPVRFPEDDLAAVVDALIGNVFRHTPQGTAFAVRVERTDRHVLLTVDDAGPGVADPDAALTRGVSVGGSTGLGLDIVARAARTADGEMQITRAPMGGARVQVAFGLAGANR from the coding sequence ATGAGACGCGCACTCGCGGGGATCGCACTGGCCGCGACGCTGATGGTCGCGCTGTCCTTCCTCATCCCGCTCGCCCTCCTGGTCCGCGAACAGGCCCGGGACCGCGTGACCACCGCCGCCGAGCAGCGAGCGGCCGCTCTCTCACCGGTCCTCGCCCTGACCACGAAACCGGCGGATGTGCAGCAGGCGGTCGCGGGGCTCGGCTCGCGGGACCAGCTCGCCGTACGGCTCCCGGAGGGAGAACTCGTCGGCACGCTGCGCGCGCCGCGTCAGGCACTGGAACGCGCGGTCGAGAAGCGCGAGACGCTGGCCATGGACACTGCCGAGGGATGGGTCTATCTCCAGCCTGTCGTGCTCGCCCAGGACCGGGTGGCGGTCGTCGAGGCGTATGTGCCCGGCGTCGATCTGACCCGGGGCGTGGGGGCCTCGTGGGGCGTCATGTCGCTGCTCGCGCTGGGCCTCGTGGGCGGCTCGGTACTGGTCGCCGACCGGCTGGGCGCCCGGGTGGTCCGTTCCTCCCGCAGCCTGTCGCGAGCCTCGCTGGCACTGGGTTCGGGTGACCTCGACGTACGAGTGGAACCCGACGGGCCACCGGAGCTGATGGAGGCCGGTGTCGCGTTCAACACGATGGCCGACCGGGTCGCGGAACTGCTGGCCGTCGAACGGGAAATGGTCGCGGATCTCTCGCACCGGCTCAGAACCCCGCTGACCGCGCTCTACCTGGAGGCGGACCTGATGGGCGGCTCACACAGTGCCCGGCGGGTCGCCGACGCCGTGGCACAGCTGGAGAGCGAACTCGATTCGATCATCACCGCCGCCCGCACCCCGCTGGCCGCGGGCCCGAGCGGGGGAGTACCGGCGAGGCCGTGCGAGGTGACCGAAGTGGTAGCGATGCGGCTCGACTTCTGGTCGGTGCTCGCCACCCAGCAGGATCGGCCCTACGAACGCTCCTTCACGCCGCGGCCGACGCCCGTCCGGTTCCCGGAGGACGATCTCGCCGCCGTCGTCGACGCCCTGATCGGCAATGTCTTCCGGCACACCCCGCAGGGCACGGCCTTCGCCGTACGGGTCGAGCGCACCGACCGGCATGTGCTGCTGACGGTGGACGACGCGGGTCCCGGCGTCGCCGACCCGGACGCCGCGCTCACCCGCGGAGTCAGCGTCGGTGGCTCCACCGGCCTCGGCCTGGACATCGTGGCCCGTGCCGCCCGCACCGCCGACGGAGAGATGCAGATCACTCGCGCTCCGATGGGCGGGGCGCGGGTGCAGGTGGCGTTCGGACTGGCGGGAGCCAACCGCTGA
- a CDS encoding TIGR03086 family metal-binding protein — translation MTFAVPTRLHCMDTTSQISSPDLHPAARAVAQLIDGVEDARLDDPTPCPNYAVRELLGHLAGLSTAFRDAARKDLGPSTDTAPGSVRPVLGDDWRTVLPQRLDELAEAWTTPGAWDGDTQAGGVTFPAAIAGRVAINELVIHGWDLARATGQDYAPRDASLQVSYELMKPTGDDPSGDGMFGPVVEVASNAPLLDRVVGFSGRRPDWQPGD, via the coding sequence ATGACTTTCGCCGTGCCGACACGTCTGCACTGTATGGACACCACTTCGCAGATCTCCTCCCCCGACCTTCACCCAGCCGCCCGCGCCGTGGCCCAGCTGATCGACGGCGTCGAAGACGCCCGGCTCGACGACCCGACACCCTGTCCCAACTACGCCGTACGGGAGCTGCTGGGCCACCTCGCCGGGCTGTCCACCGCCTTCCGGGACGCCGCACGGAAGGACCTCGGGCCGTCGACGGACACCGCCCCCGGATCCGTGCGGCCGGTCCTCGGCGACGACTGGCGCACCGTCCTTCCACAGCGGCTGGACGAGCTGGCGGAAGCCTGGACGACGCCGGGGGCGTGGGACGGCGACACCCAGGCAGGCGGCGTCACCTTCCCGGCCGCGATCGCCGGACGGGTCGCCATCAACGAGCTCGTCATCCACGGCTGGGACCTGGCCCGCGCCACCGGCCAGGACTACGCCCCCCGTGACGCGAGTCTGCAGGTGTCGTACGAGCTGATGAAGCCGACGGGGGACGACCCGAGCGGGGACGGGATGTTCGGCCCGGTCGTCGAGGTCGCCTCGAACGCGCCGCTGCTCGACCGGGTTGTCGGGTTCAGCGGCCGCCGTCCCGACTGGCAGCCGGGGGACTGA
- a CDS encoding DUF397 domain-containing protein, with the protein MSIQEPERAVPESAWFKSSYSSGEGGECVEVAVCPGTIRVRDSKAKTGPVLSVAPQGWAAFVEFAARS; encoded by the coding sequence ATGAGCATCCAAGAGCCTGAGCGGGCTGTGCCCGAATCGGCCTGGTTCAAGAGCAGTTACAGCAGCGGTGAGGGCGGCGAATGCGTCGAGGTCGCCGTCTGCCCCGGCACCATCCGCGTGCGGGACTCGAAGGCCAAGACGGGACCCGTCCTGTCGGTCGCACCTCAAGGATGGGCCGCGTTCGTGGAGTTCGCCGCGAGGAGCTGA
- a CDS encoding nucleobase:cation symporter-2 family protein: MAAQPRFPKDAVAADAVAADAVPEVDAVAVPERKHPVDRTLPPLKMFTSGLQHVAAMYAGVVAPPMIVGPAVGLSAKETAFLMGASLFTAGIATLLQTLGFWKVGARLPFVNGVSFAGVTPMIAIGKDRGADGITVVFGAIIVASVLGFVLTPYFSKLVRFFPPVVTGTVITLIGVSLLPVAFNWSQGGNPTADSYGSMKNIGMAALTLVIVLALRKLLRGFLQQIAILLGLVAGTLLAIPLGMTSFDAIKNADPVGFPTPFHFGAPQFEIAAIVSMCIVMLVCMTESTADMLALGKIVERPADERIIEGGLRADTLGSAISPLFNGFMCSAFAQNIGLVAMTKVRSRFVVAAGGGILILLGLCPVAASVIALVPLPVLGGAGIVLFGSVAASGIQTLASAALEKGENALIVAASVGIGLIPIAAPDFYHAFPKDALVVLDSGISTGCIVAIVLNLAFNHLGKKDSSREEQQEATKVPAPAGAH; encoded by the coding sequence GTGGCCGCACAGCCCAGGTTTCCGAAAGATGCAGTCGCAGCAGATGCAGTCGCAGCAGATGCAGTCCCAGAGGTAGATGCCGTCGCAGTACCGGAGCGGAAGCATCCGGTCGACCGGACGCTGCCTCCTCTGAAAATGTTCACCAGCGGGCTGCAGCATGTGGCCGCGATGTACGCGGGCGTGGTGGCCCCTCCCATGATCGTGGGACCCGCCGTGGGCCTCAGCGCCAAGGAGACCGCCTTCCTGATGGGGGCGAGCCTCTTCACCGCGGGCATAGCCACCCTTCTGCAGACGCTCGGCTTCTGGAAGGTCGGCGCGCGGCTCCCGTTCGTCAACGGGGTCTCGTTCGCCGGTGTGACCCCGATGATCGCCATTGGAAAGGACCGCGGAGCCGACGGCATCACCGTCGTCTTCGGCGCGATCATCGTCGCCAGCGTCCTGGGGTTCGTCCTCACGCCGTACTTCTCGAAGCTGGTCCGCTTCTTCCCGCCCGTCGTCACCGGCACCGTCATCACTCTGATAGGTGTCTCACTGCTCCCGGTCGCCTTCAACTGGTCGCAGGGCGGCAACCCCACCGCCGACAGTTACGGCTCGATGAAGAACATCGGCATGGCGGCCCTCACCCTCGTCATCGTGCTCGCGCTGCGCAAACTGCTGCGCGGCTTCCTGCAGCAGATCGCCATCCTGCTCGGACTCGTCGCCGGCACACTCCTCGCCATTCCGCTGGGGATGACCAGCTTCGACGCCATCAAGAACGCCGATCCGGTCGGCTTCCCGACGCCGTTCCACTTCGGCGCACCGCAGTTCGAGATCGCCGCGATCGTCTCGATGTGCATTGTGATGCTGGTCTGTATGACCGAATCCACCGCCGATATGCTCGCACTCGGCAAGATCGTCGAACGGCCGGCGGACGAGCGGATCATCGAGGGCGGGCTGCGCGCCGACACCCTCGGCAGCGCCATCAGCCCGCTCTTCAACGGCTTCATGTGCAGCGCTTTCGCCCAGAACATCGGCCTGGTCGCGATGACGAAGGTGCGCAGCCGGTTCGTCGTCGCCGCGGGCGGCGGCATCCTGATCCTGCTGGGCCTCTGCCCGGTCGCCGCCTCCGTGATCGCGCTCGTCCCGCTGCCGGTCCTCGGCGGCGCGGGCATCGTGCTCTTCGGCTCGGTCGCCGCCAGCGGCATCCAGACGCTGGCCTCGGCCGCCCTGGAGAAGGGCGAGAACGCTCTGATCGTCGCGGCCTCCGTCGGTATCGGCCTGATCCCGATCGCCGCGCCGGACTTCTACCACGCCTTCCCGAAGGACGCGCTTGTCGTTCTCGACTCGGGCATCTCCACCGGATGCATCGTGGCGATCGTCCTCAACCTGGCCTTCAACCACCTCGGGAAGAAGGACAGTTCGCGGGAGGAACAGCAGGAAGCCACGAAGGTCCCGGCTCCGGCCGGCGCACACTGA
- a CDS encoding 3'-5' exonuclease, producing the protein MARHARPSLYISVDIEADGPIPGPYSMISFGAAVAGRQDAASYTPTDPEAHTFYRELAPISEDFVPEALAVSGLDRDRLIAEGSEPATAMAEFSTWVREVSSKAGQGAQPVMCGYPASYDWTFLYWYLMRFTGASPFGHSGCLDMKTLYATKARLPLRAVAKGTMPRQLLSKRRHTHHALDDAIEQAELFSNLMVWPGR; encoded by the coding sequence ATGGCACGTCATGCAAGACCCAGCCTCTACATCTCCGTCGACATCGAGGCGGACGGCCCGATCCCCGGCCCGTACTCGATGATCAGCTTCGGCGCGGCGGTGGCCGGCCGCCAGGACGCCGCGAGCTACACGCCGACCGACCCCGAGGCGCACACCTTCTACCGCGAACTGGCACCCATCAGCGAAGACTTCGTGCCCGAGGCCCTCGCCGTCAGCGGCCTCGACAGAGACCGGCTGATTGCCGAGGGCAGTGAACCGGCCACCGCCATGGCCGAGTTCAGCACCTGGGTGCGTGAGGTGAGCAGCAAGGCGGGCCAGGGCGCGCAGCCGGTGATGTGCGGTTACCCGGCTTCGTACGACTGGACTTTTCTGTACTGGTATCTGATGCGCTTCACCGGGGCGAGCCCCTTCGGGCACTCCGGATGTCTGGACATGAAGACCTTGTACGCGACCAAGGCCCGGCTTCCGCTCCGTGCCGTCGCCAAAGGCACCATGCCGCGGCAACTGCTCTCCAAGCGGCGGCACACCCACCACGCTCTGGACGACGCGATCGAGCAGGCGGAGCTGTTCAGTAACCTCATGGTGTGGCCGGGGCGCTGA
- a CDS encoding MarR family winged helix-turn-helix transcriptional regulator, which yields MGANRTGSTVLDDQLCFALYSASRAVTAAYRPVLAELELTYPQYLVMLAVWERGEVPMKELGAALGLDYGTLSPLLKRLESAGLLRRERQPEDERLVMVAATERGEALRERAEQVPTAMGRRYGLTADEAGRLRDQLRDLVDRLS from the coding sequence ATGGGTGCGAACCGGACAGGCTCAACCGTGCTCGACGACCAGCTGTGCTTCGCGCTGTACTCCGCCTCCCGGGCGGTGACGGCGGCGTACCGGCCGGTCCTTGCGGAGCTGGAGCTCACCTATCCGCAGTATCTGGTGATGCTGGCCGTCTGGGAGCGCGGCGAGGTCCCGATGAAGGAGCTCGGCGCGGCGCTCGGCCTCGACTACGGCACGCTGTCGCCGCTGCTGAAACGGCTGGAGTCGGCCGGGCTGCTGCGGCGGGAACGGCAGCCGGAGGACGAGCGGCTGGTCATGGTGGCGGCGACGGAGCGGGGCGAGGCGCTGCGGGAGCGGGCCGAGCAGGTGCCGACGGCGATGGGCCGTAGATACGGCCTGACCGCGGATGAGGCCGGCCGGCTGCGGGACCAGCTGCGGGACCTGGTCGACCGCCTGAGCTGA